The Cronobacter sakazakii genome has a window encoding:
- a CDS encoding fimbria/pilus periplasmic chaperone — translation MLTMKKTIFAAALALSGVMATQQAFAAIALDRTRVVYNGEEKSISLGISNENKNLPYLAQAWIEDAHGNKITSPLNALPPVQRVEAGAKSQVKVQASPAIASLPQDRETLFYFNLREIPPRSNKPNTLQIALQTRIKLFYRPKAIALDKTQAAQGDWVEKVTLTRQGDKFMVNNPTPYFLTIVEGATGVKGKTVGFEPVMVSPKSSATIEASAAAFGNNPVLTYVNDYGGRPHLQFACSGTTCTAKLLKEQN, via the coding sequence ATGTTAACCATGAAAAAAACCATATTTGCCGCCGCGCTGGCGCTGTCTGGCGTAATGGCAACTCAACAGGCTTTTGCGGCCATCGCGCTCGATCGCACCCGCGTAGTTTATAACGGCGAAGAAAAATCCATTAGCCTGGGCATCAGCAATGAAAACAAGAATCTGCCTTATCTTGCCCAGGCCTGGATTGAAGATGCGCATGGCAATAAAATCACGTCCCCGTTAAATGCGCTGCCCCCTGTACAGCGCGTAGAAGCGGGCGCGAAAAGCCAGGTGAAAGTGCAGGCTTCGCCAGCAATTGCGTCGTTGCCGCAAGACAGAGAAACGCTTTTTTATTTCAACCTGCGTGAAATTCCGCCGCGCAGCAATAAACCGAACACGCTGCAAATTGCTCTGCAGACCCGCATCAAACTGTTTTACCGTCCGAAAGCTATCGCGCTCGATAAAACGCAGGCGGCGCAGGGCGACTGGGTGGAAAAAGTCACGCTGACGCGTCAGGGCGATAAATTTATGGTCAATAACCCGACGCCTTATTTCCTGACTATTGTTGAAGGCGCGACTGGCGTCAAAGGGAAAACGGTGGGCTTTGAGCCTGTGATGGTCAGCCCGAAATCCAGCGCGACGATTGAAGCGTCTGCTGCCGCTTTTGGTAATAACCCGGTGCTGACGTATGTGAATGATTACGGCGGACGCCCGCACCTGCAGTTCGCCTGTAGCGGAACGACCTGCACAGCGAAATTGCTGAAAGAACAAAACTAA
- a CDS encoding MrfF produces the protein MKKVRFYFFYFFGFFIISLYSSSVFATCQFWTAETPNMLTHDFDFGNIVVPPNAPVGTVLASQAKGNNGDVHIFCQTGGTIHYWLNPPWVTSTSVDNTYATNIPGVGIRVGARGGDWWFSPVDGHPAVFDGYNNVHSGYVEFSIIKTGEVTSGGSLDTGFVGYIADDFGTHAVEVWLNNASISLLACNLNDGKPIDVDFGSAIATTG, from the coding sequence ATGAAAAAGGTTAGATTTTATTTTTTCTACTTTTTCGGTTTTTTTATTATAAGCCTCTACTCTTCGTCTGTTTTTGCCACGTGCCAGTTCTGGACGGCTGAAACACCGAATATGCTTACTCATGATTTCGACTTTGGAAATATTGTCGTTCCGCCGAATGCTCCTGTAGGAACGGTACTGGCCTCACAAGCAAAAGGGAATAATGGCGATGTCCATATCTTCTGCCAGACTGGCGGCACAATTCATTATTGGCTGAATCCACCGTGGGTAACCTCCACAAGTGTTGATAATACCTATGCAACTAATATACCTGGCGTCGGCATCAGGGTGGGGGCTCGTGGCGGAGACTGGTGGTTTTCTCCTGTTGATGGACATCCTGCAGTATTTGACGGTTACAATAACGTACACTCTGGATATGTTGAATTTTCAATTATTAAAACGGGTGAAGTGACTTCTGGCGGCAGCCTTGATACGGGTTTTGTGGGATATATTGCGGATGACTTTGGCACCCACGCTGTTGAAGTGTGGCTCAATAACGCATCAATTTCTTTACTCGCATGTAATTTGAATGATGGCAAACCCATTGATGTTGATTTTGGTAGCGCTATAGCCACAACTGGGTAA
- a CDS encoding IS1-like element IS1B family transposase (programmed frameshift), which yields MASVSISCPSCSATDGVVRNGKSTAGHQRYLCSHCRKTWQLQFTYTASQPGTHQKIIDMAMNGVGCRATARIMGVGLNTIFRHFKKLRPQSVTSRIQPGSDVIVCAEMDEQWGYVGAKSRQRWLFYAYDRLRKTVVAHVFGERTMATLGRLMSLLSPFDVVIWMTDGWPLYESRLKGKLHVISKRYTQRIERHNLNLRQHLARLGRKSLSFSKSVELHDKVIGHYLNIKHYQ from the exons GTGGCTTCTGTTTCTATCAGCTGTCCCTCCTGTTCAGCTACTGACGGGGTGGTGCGTAACGGCAAAAGCACCGCCGGACATCAGCGCTATCTCTGCTCTCACTGCCGTAAAACATGGCAACTGCAGTTCACTTACACCGCTTCTCAACCCGGTACGCACCAGAAAATCATTGATATGGCCATGAATGGCGTTGGATGCCGGGCAACCGCCCGCATTATGGGCGTTGGCCTCAACACGATTTTCCGCCATT TTAAAAAACTCAGGCCGCAGTCGGTAACCTCGCGCATACAGCCGGGCAGTGACGTCATCGTCTGCGCGGAAATGGACGAACAGTGGGGATACGTCGGGGCTAAATCGCGCCAGCGCTGGCTGTTTTACGCGTATGACAGGCTCCGGAAGACGGTTGTTGCGCACGTATTCGGTGAACGCACTATGGCGACGCTGGGGCGTCTTATGAGCCTGCTGTCACCCTTTGACGTGGTGATATGGATGACGGATGGCTGGCCGCTGTATGAATCCCGCCTGAAGGGAAAGCTGCACGTAATCAGCAAGCGATATACGCAGCGAATTGAGCGGCATAACCTGAATCTGAGGCAGCACCTGGCACGGCTGGGACGGAAGTCGCTGTCGTTCTCAAAATCGGTGGAGCTGCATGACAAAGTCATCGGGCATTATCTGAACATAAAACACTATCAATAA